A genomic window from Agreia sp. COWG includes:
- a CDS encoding alpha/beta fold hydrolase, with translation MIVPSPYAAQLARLPVSRRSEHLAGGTTELWVYGPPDADTTIILVHGFRGDHHGLEPIVAQLPRYRTILSDLPGFGESTPLTAAHDVDGYSDWLLELVARVRRPGRTVVLGHSFGSIIVAAAVAKGLRADDIVLVNPIAAPALSGPRGILTRLAVFYYWASAKLPERLGFALVKTPIVTRIMSVTMAKTRSTTLRRWIHNQHDLYFGAFSNRDVVLDAFRASISHDVSEYAHEFHTRTLLIAADRDDITPVEAQNELQQKIADSRLVMLSGVGHLVHYEMPDRAADAIASFLDEKPRADREPSGA, from the coding sequence ATGATTGTTCCCTCCCCTTACGCCGCCCAGCTCGCACGCCTCCCCGTCTCTCGTCGCAGCGAGCATCTTGCCGGAGGCACGACCGAACTCTGGGTCTATGGCCCTCCCGATGCCGATACCACCATCATCCTGGTGCACGGCTTCAGGGGCGATCACCACGGGTTGGAGCCGATCGTGGCTCAGCTGCCGCGGTACCGCACGATTCTCAGCGACCTCCCGGGCTTCGGCGAATCCACCCCCTTGACCGCTGCGCATGACGTCGACGGATACTCCGATTGGCTGCTCGAGCTGGTCGCACGCGTGCGGCGGCCGGGGCGCACCGTCGTGCTCGGGCACTCCTTCGGCTCGATCATCGTGGCGGCAGCCGTGGCGAAGGGTCTCCGTGCCGACGACATCGTGCTCGTCAACCCCATCGCGGCGCCCGCTCTCTCCGGACCCCGTGGCATCCTGACTCGACTCGCGGTCTTCTATTACTGGGCCTCGGCGAAGCTGCCAGAACGGCTGGGATTCGCCCTCGTGAAAACCCCGATCGTCACCCGCATCATGAGCGTCACGATGGCGAAGACGCGCTCCACGACGCTTCGACGGTGGATTCACAACCAGCACGATCTGTACTTCGGTGCTTTCTCGAATCGCGACGTCGTGCTCGATGCGTTCCGTGCGTCCATCTCGCACGACGTCTCCGAGTACGCACACGAGTTCCACACCCGCACGCTCTTGATCGCCGCTGACCGCGACGACATCACACCCGTCGAGGCCCAGAACGAGCTTCAGCAGAAGATTGCCGATTCCCGTCTCGTCATGCTCTCCGGTGTGGGGCACCTCGTGCACTATGAGATGCCCGACAGGGCCGCCGACGCGATTGCGTCCTTTCTCGACGAGAAGCCTCGCGCCGATCGCGAACCGAGCGGCGCATGA